A region of Pleionea litopenaei DNA encodes the following proteins:
- a CDS encoding threonine/serine ThrE exporter family protein, giving the protein MAQMPQASVDERSLDAVPNAPDRHKPVGFILRLAKALHTYGVPAYELETTLSACARQLGYGLQCLSLPTSITMSLMRKKDHVQTFVIRVAPGEVHLEKLRRVSDVAHRVMKGELSTADGADELQQINKARPAYPMWVVVIAFAMVSASVARLFGGGLNEMIGATSAGLALGLLTIVSARVSLLAHLLPATAALLSTLVAYATAHFLPGTEVYISVVSGLIILLPGLTLTIAMAELATQNLMSGTARLFGAGTVFILMAFGMVIGNHIADVFSLKDVAMNHKVIPLPDWTEWTAVLMGSVALFILFQARFRDAIWVIAGGFVAFAATKYSGIYFNNAMTAFLGAIAVGSCANLVSRFTEVPGATLVVPGFIILVPGSVGFKSLTALVEHDVVRGLDTAFNMTLVGISLVAGLLISSLVTLPKASAVQELDTEL; this is encoded by the coding sequence ATGGCACAGATGCCACAAGCTTCTGTAGATGAACGGTCATTAGACGCCGTCCCCAATGCCCCGGATCGACATAAGCCGGTCGGGTTTATTTTGCGACTTGCGAAAGCCTTGCATACCTATGGTGTACCCGCTTACGAGCTTGAAACTACGTTATCGGCCTGTGCGCGTCAACTCGGATACGGCCTCCAGTGTTTATCACTGCCCACGAGTATCACCATGTCACTTATGCGTAAAAAGGATCATGTTCAAACCTTTGTTATTAGGGTCGCACCCGGTGAGGTCCATTTAGAGAAACTTCGACGGGTAAGTGACGTGGCTCATCGAGTGATGAAAGGAGAACTTTCAACCGCTGATGGAGCGGATGAATTGCAGCAGATCAATAAAGCTCGCCCAGCCTATCCGATGTGGGTGGTGGTGATTGCTTTCGCGATGGTCTCTGCTTCAGTGGCTCGATTGTTTGGCGGTGGTTTGAATGAAATGATCGGAGCAACCTCGGCAGGACTGGCATTAGGGCTATTAACCATTGTTTCTGCGCGAGTCTCCCTGTTGGCTCATCTGCTGCCTGCAACGGCTGCTCTTTTGTCTACCCTGGTCGCCTACGCAACGGCGCATTTTTTGCCGGGTACCGAAGTTTATATTTCGGTGGTCTCTGGGTTAATCATTTTATTGCCAGGCCTAACGTTAACGATCGCGATGGCAGAGTTGGCAACACAAAACCTAATGTCAGGTACCGCGCGACTCTTTGGCGCTGGTACGGTGTTTATTTTGATGGCCTTTGGGATGGTTATCGGAAACCATATTGCCGATGTATTTTCACTTAAAGACGTTGCGATGAACCATAAAGTGATCCCTCTTCCTGATTGGACTGAGTGGACCGCGGTTTTAATGGGATCGGTGGCGTTATTTATTCTATTTCAAGCTCGCTTTAGGGACGCTATTTGGGTAATCGCGGGAGGCTTCGTTGCTTTCGCTGCAACTAAGTATTCTGGTATCTATTTTAACAATGCAATGACGGCGTTTTTGGGTGCCATTGCGGTCGGAAGCTGTGCCAATTTAGTGTCACGCTTTACTGAAGTTCCGGGGGCTACTCTCGTGGTTCCTGGTTTTATTATTTTGGTACCCGGTTCAGTTGGTTTTAAAAGCCTGACGGCGCTTGTTGAGCATGATGTGGTGCGGGGCTTAGACACCGCTTTTAATATGACCTTGGTGGGTATTTCATTAGTCGCCGGCTTACTCATTTCATCTTTGGTTACTCTACCCAAAGCCAGTGCCGTTCAAGAGTTGGATACTGAATTATGA
- a CDS encoding two-component regulator propeller domain-containing protein has translation MNFKFSLNQYRIQTAQIVPILLFVCLLLTITGVKANDYLEKLSFNHINSSDGLPQNTVSAMLQDQHGFLWIGTHDGLHKYDGYEFTSYKYDSKNSNSLSSNVITALLEDSNGMLWVGTAQGGLNRLDPKTGIATRFTASASDFSSLSHNQVTSLHLDQQKRLWIGTFNGLNLYQPDTKNFVHFYHNPLDGQSIPNGSVSAITSDGKEGLFVATTDMLSWFDTEQLAFHRFDKQDSPTRINALYLDEDNSLWIGTQLDGLYHLINNNYDFRQFAHSRNNSRSLSSNNVQTIMRDSKGNLWVGTEQGGLNLKPRASNEFYHFQRNAADNHSLSINDVWTLLEDQSGQIWIGTAGGGLNKTTPYFQNFSRLQHSPFDSNSLSHNFVWNIAQDGEGILWIATLNGIDRYDPTTQSYQHYNEFYDQDGKQISNRITTIAIDQDGIIWFGNQQGQVAKFNPQTDRKKAQVFDRSGFIHGSFSNNRIRMITSDRMNNIWVATDEGLALLNHEDGSIIEDFRYASVGELGTSAVYTMFQDDQGIMWFGTWDSGLQRYDPEFRQTLTFRNNSDNDLSLSDDTVRSIYQDNQGNLWIGTYNGLNLLRHQDRINGNFVFYSFTEKDGLPNNSVYGIIADDSGYLWLSTNKGLSRFNPDTQKFKNFTNIDGLPADEFNGNAVLKSQTGLLYFGSVSGVAVINPNGISESQFKPTKVITEIQVNGRQVLEPQKWYPMTSLELEHFQNNLQLKFSALDLQTPQRISYAYRLLPYETEWRNVTGKNTAIYGNLSSGKYQFQFKSTNSDEIWFDDSYNLDLIIHPPIWATWWAYSLYLALLISVISFYIYRHAKKLKEQQEINEHLLRVDKLKDEFLANTSHELRTPLNGIIGIAESLREGIAGPLNDKTQGHLNLIIDSGKRLAHQVNEILDFKKLRHHGLLLSKGPVDLRVAAKVVINLLKPLAEEKQLQLTNSLPQFLPPVLADENRLRQILYNLLGNAIKYTDEGFIELTARIVEGRIEICVKDSGIGIASDKLKVIFKPFEQLEYAGKSLKSGTGLGLAVTRQLIELHDGQIWVKSKEKLGSSFFFTLPICDEQDAIGSKPIMAEPSIMTPALKPMKPALIEQPSPSQQQAHILIVDDDALNRQVLSDFLTMHNYRVSEAIDGQEAVECIQKEQFDLVILDVMMPRMSGFEATEKIRQSFSLLELPILLLSAKNQPEDINTGLSIGANDYISKPIDRSILMARVSNLLLLRRVFHAQEESLRLKAMEQTCDQLGRYFPRQLVERIVDGKDFKDIQPERRCISVLFADLVGFTEFSDRFEPETVTDVLNEFLSTMSRIISQHNGLLNEVLGDGLVVLFGALEHLDKESQAIQAAQLAIEMQESIKQLAEKWRATGLDQSLQLRIGIHQSYVTLGNFGSDEMIVFRAVGSGVNLAARIQSLCEPGDVLVSYPIFAQAESQFDFDLVDEFNFKGFNHSHRIYKMR, from the coding sequence ATGAATTTCAAATTTTCTTTAAACCAGTATCGAATTCAAACCGCCCAAATAGTTCCCATTTTACTATTTGTGTGCCTGCTATTGACGATCACAGGGGTTAAAGCGAACGACTACCTAGAAAAGCTTAGTTTTAATCATATAAATAGCAGTGACGGGCTCCCGCAAAATACCGTGAGCGCCATGTTACAAGATCAACATGGCTTTTTATGGATAGGGACGCATGATGGTCTGCATAAATACGATGGCTATGAGTTTACTTCGTACAAGTATGACTCAAAGAATTCAAACTCTCTTTCAAGTAATGTTATTACCGCATTACTTGAAGATTCAAACGGAATGTTATGGGTCGGTACCGCCCAAGGGGGGCTTAATCGACTCGATCCGAAAACTGGCATAGCCACTCGATTTACTGCATCGGCAAGCGATTTTAGCAGTTTAAGTCACAATCAAGTGACATCGTTGCACTTAGATCAACAAAAGCGCTTATGGATCGGTACTTTTAATGGATTAAATCTCTATCAACCAGACACTAAGAATTTCGTTCACTTTTATCATAATCCTCTCGATGGCCAATCGATACCCAATGGCAGTGTCTCAGCCATTACCAGTGATGGTAAAGAAGGCTTGTTTGTCGCTACCACCGATATGCTCAGCTGGTTCGATACAGAGCAATTAGCCTTTCACCGCTTTGATAAACAAGACTCGCCAACACGAATCAATGCTTTATACCTTGATGAAGACAACAGCTTGTGGATCGGAACTCAGTTAGACGGTCTTTATCACTTGATCAACAACAACTATGATTTTCGACAGTTTGCTCATAGCCGCAATAACTCACGCTCACTAAGCTCAAATAACGTGCAAACCATCATGCGCGATTCGAAAGGTAATCTGTGGGTGGGCACAGAACAAGGCGGGTTAAATTTAAAACCACGGGCCAGCAATGAGTTCTACCATTTTCAGCGCAATGCAGCCGATAACCACAGCTTATCCATTAATGATGTTTGGACATTACTGGAAGACCAATCGGGACAAATATGGATTGGAACCGCGGGTGGCGGATTAAACAAGACCACGCCGTACTTTCAAAACTTTTCGCGTTTACAACATTCACCTTTTGACAGTAATAGTCTTTCGCACAACTTCGTTTGGAATATCGCACAAGACGGAGAAGGTATTTTATGGATAGCGACCTTAAATGGAATCGATCGCTACGATCCGACGACTCAAAGCTACCAGCACTATAACGAATTTTATGACCAAGATGGAAAGCAAATTAGTAATCGAATTACAACGATTGCAATTGATCAAGATGGAATCATTTGGTTTGGTAACCAACAAGGTCAAGTGGCCAAATTTAATCCTCAGACCGATCGTAAAAAGGCGCAAGTGTTCGACCGAAGCGGATTTATTCATGGGAGTTTTAGTAATAATCGCATTCGCATGATCACCAGTGATCGAATGAATAATATTTGGGTTGCAACCGACGAAGGTTTAGCTCTGCTGAATCATGAAGATGGCAGTATTATCGAAGACTTTCGTTACGCATCAGTCGGCGAATTAGGAACGTCAGCTGTGTACACCATGTTTCAAGATGATCAAGGTATTATGTGGTTTGGTACATGGGATAGTGGATTACAAAGATACGACCCAGAGTTTCGTCAAACATTAACGTTTAGAAATAACAGCGACAACGATCTAAGCTTAAGTGACGATACCGTTCGATCCATTTACCAAGATAATCAAGGCAACCTATGGATCGGAACCTATAACGGCTTAAACTTATTACGCCACCAAGATAGAATTAATGGGAATTTTGTTTTCTATTCTTTCACTGAAAAAGATGGCTTACCCAATAACTCAGTCTATGGAATTATTGCTGATGACTCAGGCTACTTGTGGTTAAGTACCAATAAAGGCTTGAGCCGCTTTAACCCCGATACTCAAAAATTCAAAAACTTCACTAACATAGATGGATTACCGGCTGACGAGTTTAATGGTAACGCCGTGTTAAAGTCACAAACGGGTTTGTTGTACTTCGGGAGTGTTTCAGGAGTTGCCGTTATTAATCCAAATGGGATTTCTGAAAGCCAATTCAAACCCACAAAAGTGATCACCGAAATTCAAGTTAACGGACGTCAAGTTCTTGAGCCGCAAAAGTGGTACCCCATGACTTCGTTAGAACTCGAACACTTTCAAAATAACCTTCAACTCAAGTTTAGTGCACTCGATCTTCAAACGCCGCAGCGAATTTCTTACGCTTATCGTTTGCTTCCTTATGAAACCGAGTGGCGAAATGTTACTGGAAAAAATACAGCTATATACGGAAATTTAAGTTCTGGAAAATATCAATTTCAATTTAAATCAACCAATAGTGATGAGATTTGGTTTGATGATAGTTACAACCTAGACTTAATCATTCACCCGCCGATCTGGGCAACTTGGTGGGCTTATTCTTTATATTTAGCACTACTCATTTCTGTGATCAGTTTTTACATTTATCGACATGCAAAAAAATTAAAAGAACAGCAAGAAATTAATGAGCACTTGTTAAGAGTTGATAAACTTAAAGATGAGTTCCTAGCTAATACATCTCATGAGTTAAGAACGCCACTCAATGGCATTATTGGTATTGCTGAAAGCTTAAGAGAAGGCATCGCAGGACCATTAAATGACAAAACTCAAGGTCATTTAAATTTAATTATCGATAGTGGTAAGCGACTTGCACATCAAGTTAATGAAATATTGGACTTTAAAAAACTTAGACATCATGGTCTATTGCTGAGTAAAGGTCCGGTCGACTTACGTGTCGCAGCGAAAGTTGTAATCAACTTATTAAAACCGTTAGCCGAAGAAAAGCAACTCCAATTGACTAACTCTTTGCCCCAGTTCTTACCACCGGTATTAGCTGACGAAAATCGCTTACGACAAATTCTATATAATTTGTTAGGAAATGCGATCAAGTATACCGACGAAGGTTTTATTGAACTTACCGCACGAATCGTTGAAGGACGAATTGAGATTTGTGTCAAAGATAGTGGAATTGGAATTGCATCCGACAAACTAAAAGTTATCTTTAAACCTTTTGAGCAGTTGGAATACGCTGGTAAAAGTTTAAAAAGTGGTACCGGGTTAGGTTTAGCGGTTACGCGACAGTTAATCGAATTACATGATGGTCAAATTTGGGTTAAGTCAAAAGAAAAATTAGGTTCGTCCTTTTTCTTCACGCTACCTATTTGTGATGAACAAGATGCTATTGGATCCAAGCCCATTATGGCTGAACCCAGTATAATGACTCCTGCTCTAAAACCTATGAAGCCAGCATTGATTGAGCAACCAAGTCCATCACAACAACAAGCACATATCTTGATTGTTGATGATGATGCTCTTAATCGACAAGTATTGAGCGACTTTTTGACCATGCACAATTATCGAGTCAGCGAAGCCATTGACGGCCAAGAAGCGGTGGAATGCATTCAGAAAGAACAGTTCGATTTGGTGATTCTTGATGTGATGATGCCACGCATGTCAGGATTTGAAGCCACTGAAAAAATCAGACAATCTTTTTCTTTGCTAGAGCTGCCAATTTTATTGCTCTCAGCGAAAAATCAGCCAGAAGATATAAATACCGGGCTTTCGATTGGAGCGAACGATTATATTAGCAAACCCATCGATCGCAGCATTTTAATGGCGCGTGTCTCAAACCTTTTGTTGCTGCGCCGAGTGTTTCATGCCCAAGAAGAAAGCCTACGTCTAAAAGCCATGGAGCAAACTTGCGATCAATTAGGTCGGTATTTTCCAAGGCAATTGGTTGAAAGAATCGTTGATGGAAAAGATTTCAAAGATATTCAACCAGAGCGTCGCTGTATTTCAGTACTGTTTGCAGACTTGGTAGGATTTACCGAATTCTCAGATCGCTTTGAACCTGAAACCGTCACGGATGTATTAAACGAATTTCTATCAACCATGAGTCGCATAATTTCGCAACACAATGGCTTGCTTAATGAAGTTCTTGGTGATGGTTTGGTTGTATTATTTGGCGCTCTTGAGCACTTAGATAAAGAATCACAAGCCATTCAAGCCGCTCAGCTTGCTATTGAAATGCAAGAAAGTATTAAACAGCTCGCTGAAAAGTGGCGTGCAACAGGCTTAGATCAATCGCTTCAATTACGCATAGGCATTCATCAATCTTACGTAACACTCGGAAACTTCGGTTCAGATGAAATGATTGTCTTTCGGGCGGTGGGCTCTGGAGTTAATTTAGCCGCAAGAATCCAATCCTTGTGTGAGCCGGGAGATGTACTGGTTAGCTATCCTATTTTTGCCCAAGCAGAATCTCAGTTCGACTTCGATCTAGTTGATGAATTTAACTTCAAGGGCTTTAACCACAGCCATCGAATTTACAAAATGCGTTAG
- a CDS encoding tetratricopeptide repeat protein, with amino-acid sequence MAGKLLGILCLVLGTFAYAGNSSYRQGGTSIYFTQLGHLKHQAELGDPNAQFLLGNLYLSPPADTSVRQNLPKAVDYYFQAAIRNHAGAQYNLGVLYYRGTGVKESKMMASVWFTLAAENASPVAKNVKKNAQSSLIDLKSMLTEKDKEAAEQWLEQFKLWINNQNYRLAKIPDDFS; translated from the coding sequence ATGGCCGGTAAACTATTAGGGATTCTATGCTTAGTACTTGGTACTTTCGCTTATGCTGGTAACAGTAGTTATCGGCAAGGGGGGACGTCCATCTACTTTACTCAGCTGGGGCATTTAAAGCACCAAGCTGAGCTTGGTGATCCTAATGCACAATTCTTGCTCGGTAATCTGTATCTATCTCCTCCAGCTGATACTTCGGTTCGTCAAAATCTACCCAAAGCTGTCGATTATTATTTTCAAGCGGCCATTCGTAATCATGCCGGTGCACAGTATAACTTGGGGGTACTCTATTATCGTGGCACAGGTGTGAAAGAGAGTAAGATGATGGCGTCTGTTTGGTTTACCCTAGCGGCTGAAAATGCTAGCCCCGTCGCCAAGAACGTGAAAAAGAATGCCCAAAGTTCCCTCATCGATCTTAAGTCCATGCTCACTGAAAAAGATAAAGAAGCAGCAGAACAATGGTTAGAGCAGTTTAAGCTTTGGATCAATAACCAGAATTATCGCCTCGCTAAAATTCCCGACGACTTTTCATAA
- a CDS encoding Crp/Fnr family transcriptional regulator: MELSEFPIFKDLDSAIIKEISQLLHYRQFPKKTQIVVEGDPSHSMYFILDGRVKVYLDDDSGKEIVVNIHEKGQFFGELGLVEGIPRTASVTTLEDSKLGILNEQEFRKLMSSYPEFSMTLMHNLVTRLREATETIRKLGLMDVYRRIVVTFLNMAEEHDGKWIIREKLTQQNIASRVGASREMVARILKDLRTGQYISMDDGYIVINKALPHSW, translated from the coding sequence ATGGAATTATCCGAATTTCCAATCTTCAAAGACCTAGATAGCGCAATTATCAAAGAGATCAGCCAATTATTGCACTATCGGCAGTTTCCTAAGAAAACCCAAATCGTCGTTGAAGGTGATCCGTCGCACAGCATGTATTTTATATTGGATGGACGAGTCAAAGTATACCTAGACGATGATTCAGGTAAGGAAATCGTGGTAAATATTCACGAAAAAGGTCAATTTTTCGGCGAACTTGGTCTCGTAGAAGGTATTCCAAGAACGGCATCAGTCACCACACTTGAAGATTCAAAATTAGGCATTTTAAACGAACAAGAATTCCGCAAGCTGATGTCGAGCTATCCTGAGTTCTCAATGACTTTAATGCACAATCTGGTTACCAGATTACGAGAAGCCACAGAGACCATAAGAAAACTCGGTTTGATGGATGTTTATCGTCGTATTGTTGTGACCTTCTTGAATATGGCAGAAGAGCACGATGGCAAGTGGATTATTCGAGAAAAATTAACGCAACAAAACATTGCGAGCCGCGTCGGGGCCTCTCGCGAAATGGTTGCACGAATTTTGAAAGACCTAAGAACTGGACAATACATTTCGATGGATGACGGCTATATCGTCATCAATAAAGCTTTACCACACTCTTGGTAA